In the genome of uncultured Paludibaculum sp., the window CGCTGCTGGAACTGGCCCGCCTGGACGCCGGCGAGGAACCCATGAGGCGCGAGCGCTTCGACCTGGGCCGGGTGGCGAGAGAGAGCGTCGAACTCATCGCTCCGCTCGCCGGGCAACGTGGCATCGCGCTGGAGACCGATCTCGCCCTGGCCGAATGCCTGGGCGACGCCGAGCACATCGGCCGCGTGGTGACGAACCTGCTCTCGAATGCGATCCACTACAACTGCGCTGGTGGCACGGTGACGGTGGCCGTCCGGATGGAAGGAGACAGCGGCTTGCTGCAGGTGACGGATACCGGCGCGGGCATGAGCGAGGAAGACCAGCACCACGTCTTCGAGCGCTTCTACCGCGTGGACAAGTCGAGGGCACGCGCCGAGGGCCGCACCGGTCTCGGACTGGCCATCTCCAAGGCGATTGTCGACGCCCACGACGGCTCCATTCGGGTGGAGAGCACTCCAGGCCAAGGCAGCACGTTCAGCGTACGCCTGCCGCTGGCGCGAAGCTAGCGGACTTGGCCGTGCTCATGCGCTGGATGAAGGCGCGCGGCAACAGGATGCGAACCCGCTCCGGCGCGATGTCCAGACTGACGGGTGCCAGCCCCGCATACTCGCCATCGACCTGTACATCGATAGGCTCCGAGCTGTTGGCTTCCAGTTGAAGGCTGCGGGCATGCGCCACAGTCACCCCTTTCATGCCCTGGAGGCTGTTCAGCAGCACGCCGCTGAAGTACTTCAGATAGCGGAATGAACTGGGCCCTTCAAACAGCACGACGGCGAACTCGTCGCTGAGCAAGCTCGCGTGACGGGCAATTTCGAGGTCGCCTCCGTAGTTCCTTACCCGGCTGACCAGGGCGAAGCTACAGCGAAAGCGGCGGCCATCCATGACGACATCGAACTCGGGCAGTTTCTTGCCCACCTGCGCGAAGCCACCTTCCCAGTAGCTGAGCTTGCCCCAGCGACGCTTGAACTCAGGGCTGACCATGCGCACGATGCGGGCGTCTAGGCCCACGCCCGCCATACAGGCAAAATAGCGGGCGGACTTGCCGGGCGCCAGCAGCCGGCCCAACGAGATGGTGGCCGGTTCCAGATCCCCAAATTTCGACGCGGCGCGCACCAGATTGCCACCGATACCCGTCTCCATCCCCAGGACGTTGGCCGTGCCGGCGGGCAGAATGGCTAGTGGGACCTCGGAGCCGGCCATGCCCGCGATGACTTCATTGATGGTCCCGTCACCGCCCGCGACAAAGACAAGAGTGGCGCCATCGGCGATGGCTTGGCGGGCGATGGGGCCGGCGGTGTCGGGTCCTGTGGTGGGGCAGAGGTGGAGGGTGCCGACATGCGGCTCCAGCAGGCGCTGCGCCTCGGCAAGCAACTGGGGCCTGCGAAAAAGCTTTCCGGCGACGGGGTTGTAGACCAGAGAGGCTCGAAATCGAGATGCGTTAGGATCCGGCACGTAGTTACGATTATAGATAGTGACTGCCCGGCAACAGATGGATGACTTGCGCGCCC includes:
- a CDS encoding diacylglycerol kinase family protein — protein: MPDPNASRFRASLVYNPVAGKLFRRPQLLAEAQRLLEPHVGTLHLCPTTGPDTAGPIARQAIADGATLVFVAGGDGTINEVIAGMAGSEVPLAILPAGTANVLGMETGIGGNLVRAASKFGDLEPATISLGRLLAPGKSARYFACMAGVGLDARIVRMVSPEFKRRWGKLSYWEGGFAQVGKKLPEFDVVMDGRRFRCSFALVSRVRNYGGDLEIARHASLLSDEFAVVLFEGPSSFRYLKYFSGVLLNSLQGMKGVTVAHARSLQLEANSSEPIDVQVDGEYAGLAPVSLDIAPERVRILLPRAFIQRMSTAKSASFAPAAGVR